A stretch of Myxococcus hansupus DNA encodes these proteins:
- a CDS encoding type IV pilus twitching motility protein PilT — protein MKRKTPLDLATLNKLLAVGVQNGASDIHFRPGDPPIYRVNGALRPLKMEKLHADHTRQVAIHVVSDPAMKQQIDTLQECDASYSLPGVARFRVNIYRQRGSLACILRIIPDEIPTIDGLGLPQVLKKIAGNERGLVLVTGATGSGKSSTLASMIDHINRTENLHVLTIEDPIEFIYKNIKSSISQREIGPDTQSFAIALRAALRQDPDVILVGEMRDTETIDIALKASETGHLVLSTVHTTDASRTINRLVSVFPAEEQTMVRMRLADCLKATVSQRLLPRASGKGRTVALEIMVQTKTVEQYIRDDRANELKDVIEKGRDMFGMQSFDQHLTQLYREGLITLETAQSAASNPADFQRALEFE, from the coding sequence CTGAAGAGGAAGACTCCCCTGGATCTGGCAACGCTCAACAAGCTGCTCGCGGTCGGTGTGCAGAACGGTGCATCGGACATCCACTTCCGGCCGGGGGACCCGCCCATCTACCGGGTGAACGGCGCACTCCGGCCCTTGAAGATGGAAAAGCTTCACGCGGACCACACGCGGCAGGTGGCGATCCACGTCGTGTCGGATCCGGCGATGAAGCAGCAAATCGATACGCTGCAGGAGTGCGACGCCTCCTACAGCTTGCCGGGTGTGGCGCGCTTCCGCGTGAACATCTACCGGCAGCGCGGCTCGCTGGCGTGCATCCTTCGCATCATCCCGGATGAAATCCCAACCATCGATGGGCTGGGATTGCCGCAGGTGCTGAAGAAGATTGCCGGCAACGAGCGCGGGCTGGTGCTGGTGACGGGGGCCACGGGGTCGGGCAAGAGCTCCACGCTGGCGTCGATGATTGACCACATCAACCGCACGGAGAACCTGCACGTCCTCACCATCGAGGACCCCATCGAGTTCATCTACAAGAACATCAAGTCGTCCATCTCCCAGCGGGAGATTGGCCCGGACACGCAGAGCTTCGCGATTGCCCTGCGCGCGGCGCTGCGCCAGGACCCGGACGTCATCCTCGTCGGCGAGATGCGCGACACGGAGACCATCGACATCGCGCTCAAGGCGTCGGAGACGGGCCACCTGGTGCTCTCCACGGTGCACACCACGGACGCGTCCCGCACCATCAACCGCCTGGTGTCCGTGTTCCCCGCCGAAGAGCAGACGATGGTGCGCATGCGTCTGGCGGACTGTCTGAAGGCCACGGTGTCGCAGCGCCTGCTGCCTCGGGCCAGCGGCAAGGGCCGCACGGTGGCGCTGGAAATCATGGTGCAGACGAAGACGGTGGAGCAGTACATCCGTGACGACCGCGCCAACGAGCTGAAGGACGTCATCGAGAAGGGCCGCGACATGTTCGGCATGCAGTCCTTCGACCAGCACCTGACGCAGCTCTACCGCGAGGGGCTCATCACCCTGGAGACGGCGCAGAGCGCGGCCTCCAACCCGGCGGACTTCCAGCGCGCGCTCGAGTTCGAGTGA
- a CDS encoding DUF4419 domain-containing protein, translating into MVTFEVDSVEEASAPPVMTLLGTLIQDVRWMAPGRDTRVLEMKGIHPLLAAVHAAFAEHRPLVLSPDAVWLTIAQGVAQHVRLNAEALRSRIVRHEGRKTLTVDVGGLPETDSDYLLLFSSFRHQLREALGQGMPRLLSCDFSTSTDVERMAGDVVLMDAMSPYFDFVMACVCGIPRVTLLGTPEDWKAIRRRIDVIQELDLSWWTSSLIPIMDAFVSASEGRPDREYWKEMYKPAKAYGWDRATGWIARLIPYVAGHGSFSSRNPMLKTSHAELMASCAKAASDRWYEGPGLALQDAPAGLSSVPLKVTLPGRGESEAWTLEAGVLAVEVDDAGALIPRVGVTVKDGGTSAQSLIERIFAEHTATRATRVDAFQGTAELNALFAHIEEATLFSGENAWRIRPCTDHAEIRIAVDAEGSERITVVALMDLPDGTVLAWRDAYRKSNACVVRLNASQLEPRPPVGEDEIQGWSFMQGARLRVPVLTSAQTPAEIPVVGTSFLELLTRVLDSGGSTHLEPLATLDQRLMM; encoded by the coding sequence ATGGTGACGTTCGAGGTGGATTCCGTCGAGGAGGCCTCCGCGCCTCCCGTGATGACGCTGTTGGGGACGCTGATTCAAGACGTGCGTTGGATGGCGCCCGGGCGGGACACCCGGGTACTGGAGATGAAGGGCATCCATCCGTTGCTCGCCGCCGTTCACGCGGCCTTCGCGGAGCATCGGCCGCTGGTGCTCTCCCCGGACGCTGTGTGGCTCACCATCGCGCAGGGCGTGGCCCAGCACGTCCGGTTGAACGCGGAGGCGCTCCGGAGCCGCATCGTCCGGCATGAGGGGCGCAAGACGTTGACGGTCGATGTGGGCGGCCTGCCGGAGACGGACTCGGATTACCTGCTCCTGTTCTCCTCATTTCGTCATCAGCTCCGTGAAGCGCTGGGACAGGGGATGCCCCGGCTGCTGTCATGTGACTTCTCCACCAGCACGGACGTCGAGCGGATGGCGGGCGACGTGGTGTTGATGGACGCGATGTCGCCGTACTTCGACTTCGTGATGGCCTGTGTCTGCGGCATCCCGCGCGTCACCTTGCTGGGGACGCCGGAGGACTGGAAGGCCATCCGCCGCCGCATCGATGTCATCCAGGAGCTGGACCTGTCGTGGTGGACGTCGTCGTTGATTCCCATCATGGATGCGTTCGTGAGCGCGTCCGAGGGACGGCCCGACCGCGAGTACTGGAAGGAGATGTACAAACCCGCGAAGGCCTATGGGTGGGACAGGGCTACGGGTTGGATTGCCCGGCTGATCCCCTATGTCGCAGGCCATGGGAGCTTCTCGAGCCGGAACCCCATGCTGAAGACCTCGCACGCGGAGCTGATGGCCTCGTGCGCGAAAGCGGCTTCGGACAGGTGGTATGAAGGGCCTGGGCTGGCGTTGCAGGACGCTCCGGCGGGACTGTCGAGCGTGCCTTTGAAGGTGACGCTCCCGGGGCGCGGCGAGTCCGAGGCGTGGACACTGGAAGCGGGTGTCCTCGCGGTCGAGGTGGATGACGCGGGCGCGCTGATTCCCCGGGTGGGCGTCACCGTGAAGGATGGCGGCACCTCCGCTCAATCCCTCATCGAGCGCATCTTCGCGGAGCACACCGCGACGCGCGCCACCCGTGTGGACGCGTTCCAGGGCACCGCGGAGCTCAATGCCCTCTTCGCCCACATTGAAGAGGCCACGCTGTTCTCCGGTGAGAACGCCTGGCGCATCCGGCCGTGCACGGACCATGCGGAGATTCGCATCGCCGTGGACGCGGAAGGCTCGGAGCGAATCACCGTCGTGGCGCTCATGGACCTGCCGGATGGAACCGTGCTGGCGTGGCGAGATGCCTACAGGAAGTCGAACGCGTGCGTGGTCCGGTTGAATGCGAGCCAGCTCGAGCCCCGGCCCCCCGTGGGCGAGGACGAAATCCAGGGCTGGAGCTTCATGCAGGGCGCCAGGTTGCGGGTGCCCGTGCTGACCTCCGCGCAGACGCCCGCTGAAATCCCCGTGGTGGGGACGTCGTTCCTGGAGCTGCTCACACGGGTGCTCGACAGTGGCGGTTCCACCCACCTGGAGCCCCTGGCCACGCTCGATCAGCGGCTGATGATGTAG